The following are encoded in a window of Pseudalgibacter alginicilyticus genomic DNA:
- a CDS encoding c-type cytochrome, giving the protein MKQVIHRKLSTNFLRLGLVLLLAFTTSLSAQTGDPAKGKSLFNSNCAACHQLDKKMTGPALRHMETRLIEEEGLDRDWIYSWVRNSSGVIKSGDAYANKIFDEYGGAAMTAFPQLSDEDIDNIIAYTSEEKAAPPAAAAGATDTGSASGGATGGISNEIILGALAILFVLLALGLYLVNKTLRRFALAQNIDLPEASTKKPLWQAFVQNQFLMVVVAILFLLSSGYFVFGYLMQVGVDQGYQPVQPIHFSHKIHAGDNGIDCKYCHSSARVSKTSGIPSLNVCMNCHKSVYEYNGETSPEYTKEFYDGEIQKLYDAVGWSDADQKYTGETKPVKWVRIHNLPDFVYFNHSQHVSVGGVECQTCHGPIETMEVVEQYAPLTMGWCVDCHRTTDVKVEDNAYYTKIHEELSKKYGVEKLTVADMGGLECGKCHY; this is encoded by the coding sequence ATGAAACAGGTGATTCACCGTAAATTAAGTACAAACTTTCTTCGTTTAGGCTTAGTCTTATTATTAGCGTTTACAACCTCGCTTTCCGCACAAACGGGAGATCCAGCAAAAGGAAAATCATTATTTAATTCAAATTGTGCCGCATGTCATCAATTAGATAAGAAAATGACAGGACCTGCTTTGCGTCACATGGAGACACGTTTAATTGAAGAAGAAGGTTTAGATAGAGATTGGATTTATTCATGGGTACGTAATAGTTCAGGTGTAATTAAATCTGGGGATGCGTATGCTAATAAGATATTTGATGAGTACGGTGGTGCTGCAATGACTGCATTCCCGCAATTATCAGATGAAGATATTGATAATATTATTGCGTATACTTCTGAAGAAAAGGCAGCACCGCCGGCCGCTGCAGCAGGAGCAACTGATACTGGTTCGGCTTCTGGAGGAGCTACAGGTGGTATTTCAAACGAAATTATTTTAGGAGCTCTTGCTATTTTATTTGTGTTATTAGCGTTAGGGTTGTATTTAGTAAATAAAACACTACGCCGCTTTGCTTTAGCTCAAAACATTGATTTGCCAGAAGCATCTACAAAAAAGCCACTTTGGCAAGCATTTGTGCAAAACCAGTTTTTAATGGTGGTTGTTGCTATTTTATTTTTGCTGTCTAGCGGTTACTTTGTGTTTGGGTATTTGATGCAGGTTGGTGTTGATCAAGGATATCAGCCAGTTCAGCCTATTCATTTTTCTCATAAAATTCACGCTGGTGATAATGGTATTGATTGTAAATATTGTCACTCGTCTGCAAGAGTAAGTAAAACTTCGGGTATACCTTCGTTAAACGTTTGTATGAATTGTCATAAATCAGTTTACGAATATAATGGAGAAACAAGTCCAGAATATACAAAAGAGTTTTATGATGGAGAAATTCAGAAGCTATATGATGCCGTAGGATGGAGTGATGCAGATCAAAAATACACAGGTGAAACAAAACCAGTAAAATGGGTTCGTATTCATAACCTTCCTGACTTTGTTTATTTCAATCACTCACAGCACGTTTCTGTTGGAGGTGTAGAATGTCAAACATGTCATGGACCAATTGAAACTATGGAGGTTGTTGAGCAATATGCGCCATTGACTATGGGTTGGTGTGTTGATTGTCATAGAACTACCGATGTGAAAGTTGAAGACAACGCATACTATACTAAAATTCATGAAGAATTGTCTAAAAAGTATGGGGTAGAAAAGTTAACAGTTGCTGATATGGGCGGACTGGAATGTGGTAAATGTCATTATTAA
- the rimP gene encoding ribosome assembly cofactor RimP, whose translation MFKNIVQNLLETALNERLDLFLIEFTVSSENHIKIIIDGDNGVLVEDCIFVSRAIEHNIDRDEYDFSLEVFSAGATTPLVHERQYKKNIGRTLAVKTASGKTEGIITDTTETGISLEWKVREPKPIGKGKVTVIKKENIAYSDILEAKVVIKF comes from the coding sequence ATGTTTAAAAATATAGTCCAAAATTTATTAGAAACGGCACTAAATGAACGATTAGATTTATTTCTGATTGAGTTTACTGTTAGTAGTGAGAACCATATTAAAATCATAATAGATGGTGATAATGGTGTGCTTGTAGAAGATTGTATATTTGTTAGTAGAGCTATTGAACATAATATTGACAGAGATGAGTATGATTTTTCTCTGGAGGTGTTTTCAGCAGGAGCCACAACACCTTTGGTTCATGAAAGACAATACAAAAAGAATATAGGTAGAACCTTAGCTGTAAAAACTGCTTCTGGGAAAACAGAAGGTATAATTACGGACACAACGGAAACAGGTATTTCGTTAGAATGGAAAGTTAGAGAGCCTAAGCCAATTGGGAAAGGTAAAGTAACTGTTATTAAAAAAGAAAATATTGCATACAGTGATATTTTAGAAGCTAAAGTGGTGATTAAATTTTAA
- a CDS encoding universal stress protein: MKKLLVPTDFSPQAEKALKVAAQLARKHHCEIHLLHILELPMNKIDPLSSHNELPEAVFFMKLAHQRFKELIAKDYLQDLTVFEHVEFHEIFKGIFQACKKNTIDLIVMGSHGSNGLKEMLIGSNTEKVVRTSETPVLVIKNEHTIFKANNFVFASDFKDESKIPFEKALKFAEKFESKMFLLMVNTPNKFMTTADAQERMDNFTKNLDFKNYSLNIYNDETIEQGIMNFSQSIKADLIGVSTHGRQGISHFFNGSISEDLVNHAKRPVITFKI, encoded by the coding sequence ATGAAAAAATTGCTCGTTCCTACAGACTTTTCGCCTCAAGCAGAAAAAGCTTTAAAGGTTGCTGCTCAATTAGCTAGAAAACATCACTGTGAAATTCATCTTTTACATATTTTAGAATTGCCAATGAATAAAATAGATCCTTTGAGTTCACATAACGAATTACCTGAAGCCGTATTTTTTATGAAATTAGCACATCAACGTTTTAAAGAATTGATAGCTAAAGATTATTTACAAGACTTAACTGTTTTTGAACATGTTGAATTTCATGAAATATTTAAAGGCATTTTTCAGGCGTGTAAAAAAAACACGATTGATTTAATAGTGATGGGATCTCATGGAAGTAATGGACTAAAAGAAATGCTCATAGGCTCTAATACCGAAAAAGTAGTACGCACCTCAGAAACTCCTGTTTTAGTAATTAAAAATGAGCATACCATCTTTAAAGCCAACAACTTCGTTTTTGCCTCTGATTTTAAGGATGAATCTAAAATTCCTTTTGAGAAAGCCTTAAAATTTGCCGAGAAATTTGAATCAAAAATGTTTTTACTTATGGTGAACACCCCTAATAAGTTTATGACAACAGCAGATGCACAAGAGCGCATGGATAATTTTACAAAAAACCTGGACTTTAAAAATTACTCATTAAATATCTATAACGATGAAACTATTGAACAAGGTATTATGAATTTTTCACAATCTATTAAAGCAGATTTAATTGGAGTGAGCACTCACGGCAGACAAGGTATTTCACATTTTTTTAATGGAAGCATTAGCGAAGATTTGGTAAACCATGCAAAACGACCTGTAATAACTTTTAAGATTTGA
- a CDS encoding SPOR domain-containing protein, protein MKVLSLKISLLSIFCFLTCGYYCNAQQGSVIINQDKNITKLMDVKKEMSDNDTNRYKIQIYSGNRNGAESAKSNFESTYDQWTPIVQFETPNYKIWVGNFVTRLEADRALKKIKSEFPSAFIFKPKK, encoded by the coding sequence ATGAAAGTATTGTCTTTGAAAATTAGTTTGTTAAGTATTTTTTGTTTTTTAACATGTGGATATTATTGCAATGCCCAACAAGGTAGTGTGATTATAAACCAAGACAAAAACATTACAAAATTAATGGATGTTAAAAAAGAAATGAGCGACAATGATACGAATCGATATAAAATTCAAATCTATTCAGGGAATAGAAATGGTGCTGAATCAGCGAAGTCAAATTTTGAATCAACGTATGATCAATGGACACCAATTGTACAATTTGAAACGCCAAACTACAAAATATGGGTGGGTAATTTTGTAACAAGATTAGAAGCTGATAGAGCTCTCAAAAAAATAAAAAGTGAATTTCCTAGTGCTTTTATTTTTAAGCCAAAAAAATAA
- the nusA gene encoding transcription termination factor NusA yields the protein MENIALIDSFSEFKDDKLIDRVTLMAILEDVFRSALKKKFGDDDNFDIIVNPDKGDLEIWRNRVVVADGEVEEPNQEISLSAARKIEPDFEVGEDVSEEVKLIDLGRRAILALRQNLIAKIHEHDNTIIYKQFKDLIGEIYTAEVHHIRHRAVILLDDEGNEVILPKEKQIPSDFFRKGDNVRGVIDSVELKGAKPTIIMSRSSPVFLEKLFEQEIPEVFDGLITIKNVVRIPGEKAKVAVDSYDDRIDPVGACVGMKGSRIHGIVRELGNENIDVINYTNNLQLYITRALSPARVTSIKIDEETKRAEVILKPEEVSKAIGRGGHNIRLAGQLTGYEIDVFREGVEEDVELSEFTDEIEGWIIEEFSKAGLDTAKSILEQDVLDLVKRTDLEEETIKDVIRILREEFEE from the coding sequence ATGGAGAATATTGCGTTAATTGATTCGTTTTCAGAATTTAAGGACGATAAATTAATAGATCGTGTAACGTTGATGGCGATTTTGGAAGACGTTTTTAGAAGTGCCTTAAAAAAGAAATTTGGAGATGATGATAATTTTGATATTATTGTAAATCCAGATAAAGGAGATTTGGAAATTTGGAGAAACAGAGTGGTGGTTGCCGATGGAGAAGTAGAAGAACCTAATCAAGAAATATCTTTAAGTGCAGCACGTAAAATAGAACCAGATTTTGAGGTTGGAGAAGATGTGTCTGAAGAAGTGAAATTGATAGATTTAGGGCGTCGTGCTATTTTGGCTTTACGTCAAAATTTAATAGCCAAAATTCATGAGCATGATAATACTATCATTTATAAGCAATTTAAAGACTTAATAGGTGAAATTTATACTGCAGAAGTACATCATATCCGTCATAGAGCTGTAATTTTGTTAGATGATGAAGGTAATGAGGTTATCTTGCCCAAAGAAAAACAAATACCGTCAGACTTTTTCAGAAAAGGAGATAATGTAAGAGGCGTTATAGATAGCGTAGAGCTTAAAGGAGCAAAGCCTACCATTATTATGTCTAGAAGTTCTCCTGTATTTCTTGAAAAATTATTTGAACAAGAAATACCAGAGGTTTTTGATGGACTTATTACCATTAAAAATGTGGTAAGAATTCCAGGTGAAAAAGCAAAAGTAGCTGTAGATTCTTATGATGATAGAATAGATCCTGTTGGAGCTTGTGTTGGTATGAAAGGATCAAGAATTCACGGTATTGTTCGTGAGTTAGGAAATGAAAATATTGATGTAATAAATTACACCAATAATTTACAATTATACATCACTAGAGCATTAAGCCCTGCAAGAGTAACTTCTATAAAAATAGATGAAGAAACAAAACGTGCAGAGGTTATTTTAAAACCAGAAGAGGTAAGCAAAGCCATTGGTAGAGGAGGACATAATATTCGCTTAGCTGGTCAATTAACTGGTTATGAAATTGACGTGTTTAGAGAGGGTGTAGAAGAAGATGTTGAGCTATCTGAGTTTACCGATGAAATAGAAGGATGGATTATTGAAGAGTTTAGCAAAGCAGGTCTGGATACAGCAAAAAGTATTTTAGAACAAGATGTGTTAGATTTAGTAAAAAGAACTGACTTAGAAGAAGAGACAATTAAAGATGTTATCAGGATTCTAAGAGAAGAATTTGAAGAATAA
- the infB gene encoding translation initiation factor IF-2, whose protein sequence is MAETIRLNKVLRELNISLDRAVEFLDSKGVEIDKRPTTKISEEVYGILSDEFATDASKKVASKEVGEAKLKEKERLREQRERELEEKHLEDLKRQEARQDEVVRATKTLSGPKQVGKIDLEPKKKEAANVPLKEKEEEKEVSPVEETPMEQPPIVETDKKNELKEEKPIEVEKIETKRPVIQAPKVVKTEVPKPEVSKDKKTSTDEPPVVDEKLKTKYQKLTGPKISGDKIDLSQFNKPKKKKEDKKPDTKTSDNAANKKKRRRISKVGGPQDSRSGGANRPGRPGGNDRFKGKPGQGRRNVVKEEPSEEDVKKQVRETLEKLQGKSNKGKGAKYRRDKRDLHREQTELDQQIEAAESKILKVTEFVTASEVATMMDVQVTQIISACMSLGMMVTMNQRLDAETLSIVADEFGYKVEFVTSAIEESIEEVQDKPEDLKPRAPIVTVMGHVDHGKTSLLDYIRKENVIAGESGGITQHIGAYGVELDNGQKIAFLDTPGHEAFTAMRARGAQVTDIAIIVAAADDDIMPQTKEAISHAQAAGVPIVFAINKIDKPDSNPEKIKEGLAQMNLLVEDWGGKIQSHDISAKIGTGVKELLEKVLLEAELLELTANPDKPAVGTVVEAFLDKGRGYVSTILVQAGTLKIGDYVLAGKNSGKVKAMHDERGNDVLAAGPSTPVSILGLDGAPQAGDKFSVFADEREAKQIATKRAQLQREQSVRTQRHITLDEIGRRIALGDFQELNIILKGDVDGSVEALTDSFQKLSTEEIQVNILHKGVGAITESDVLLASASDAIIIGFNVRPVGNARMTADKEEIDIRTYSIIYDAINDLKDAMEGMLSPELKEEITGTAEIREMFKVSKVGTIAGCMVTNGKILRSSKVRLIRDGVVVYTGELASLKRFKDDVKEVTKGYDCGMQIKNYNDINEGDIIEAFHEVEVKKKLK, encoded by the coding sequence ATGGCTGAAACAATTAGATTAAATAAAGTATTACGTGAGTTAAATATCTCTTTAGATCGCGCCGTAGAATTTTTAGATTCTAAGGGTGTTGAAATTGATAAGCGACCTACAACAAAAATTTCTGAAGAAGTTTATGGAATTCTTTCTGATGAATTTGCAACTGATGCAAGTAAAAAAGTAGCATCTAAAGAAGTAGGAGAAGCGAAGCTTAAAGAAAAAGAGAGACTGCGTGAACAACGCGAACGTGAACTTGAAGAAAAGCACTTAGAAGATTTAAAAAGACAAGAAGCTAGGCAGGATGAGGTTGTAAGAGCAACTAAAACACTTTCTGGACCAAAGCAAGTTGGAAAAATTGATTTAGAGCCTAAGAAAAAGGAAGCCGCTAATGTTCCTCTAAAAGAAAAAGAAGAGGAGAAAGAAGTTTCTCCTGTAGAAGAAACTCCAATGGAGCAGCCACCAATTGTTGAGACTGATAAAAAAAATGAACTCAAGGAAGAAAAACCTATTGAGGTTGAAAAAATTGAGACTAAGAGACCAGTCATTCAAGCTCCTAAAGTAGTGAAAACTGAAGTGCCTAAACCAGAGGTTTCTAAAGATAAAAAAACATCTACTGATGAACCACCTGTTGTAGATGAAAAGCTGAAAACTAAATATCAAAAACTTACTGGTCCGAAAATTTCAGGTGACAAAATAGATCTTTCTCAGTTTAATAAGCCTAAGAAGAAAAAAGAAGATAAAAAACCAGATACTAAAACATCTGATAATGCGGCTAATAAAAAGAAACGTAGACGTATCAGTAAAGTTGGAGGGCCTCAAGACAGCAGGTCTGGTGGTGCTAATAGACCTGGGAGACCTGGCGGAAATGATAGATTTAAAGGAAAACCAGGGCAAGGACGTCGTAATGTTGTAAAAGAAGAACCTAGTGAGGAGGATGTTAAAAAGCAAGTGCGAGAAACACTTGAAAAACTTCAAGGTAAATCTAACAAAGGTAAAGGTGCTAAATATAGAAGAGATAAAAGAGATTTACATAGAGAACAAACAGAGTTAGACCAACAAATAGAGGCTGCTGAAAGCAAAATCCTTAAGGTTACAGAGTTTGTTACGGCTAGTGAAGTTGCTACTATGATGGATGTTCAAGTAACTCAAATTATTTCTGCTTGTATGTCATTAGGGATGATGGTAACAATGAATCAGCGTTTAGATGCTGAAACATTGTCTATAGTTGCTGATGAGTTTGGATATAAAGTTGAATTTGTTACTTCCGCTATTGAGGAATCTATTGAAGAAGTACAAGATAAACCAGAAGACTTAAAACCTCGTGCACCAATTGTAACGGTTATGGGACACGTTGATCATGGTAAAACATCACTTTTGGATTATATCCGTAAAGAGAATGTTATTGCAGGTGAATCAGGTGGAATTACTCAGCATATTGGAGCTTACGGCGTAGAGTTGGATAATGGTCAAAAAATTGCCTTTTTAGATACACCTGGTCACGAGGCGTTTACAGCAATGCGTGCACGTGGTGCTCAAGTAACAGATATTGCTATTATTGTTGCGGCTGCGGATGATGATATCATGCCACAAACCAAAGAGGCTATATCACATGCACAAGCAGCAGGAGTACCTATTGTATTTGCAATTAATAAAATTGATAAACCCGATTCAAACCCTGAAAAAATTAAGGAAGGTTTAGCGCAAATGAATCTTTTAGTAGAAGATTGGGGTGGTAAAATTCAGTCTCATGATATTTCTGCAAAAATAGGAACTGGGGTTAAAGAGTTATTAGAAAAAGTATTGTTAGAAGCAGAGTTATTAGAGCTTACTGCAAACCCAGATAAGCCAGCTGTAGGGACAGTGGTTGAGGCATTTCTTGACAAAGGTCGTGGATATGTATCAACCATATTGGTGCAAGCAGGAACTTTGAAGATAGGTGATTATGTGTTAGCTGGAAAAAATAGTGGTAAGGTAAAAGCCATGCATGATGAACGTGGAAACGATGTTTTAGCAGCAGGCCCATCTACACCAGTGTCAATTTTAGGATTGGACGGTGCGCCACAAGCGGGTGATAAGTTTAGTGTTTTTGCAGATGAGCGTGAAGCCAAGCAAATTGCAACCAAACGTGCACAATTGCAGAGAGAGCAATCCGTTAGAACACAACGTCATATCACACTTGATGAAATAGGAAGACGTATTGCTTTAGGTGATTTCCAAGAATTAAACATCATTCTTAAAGGGGATGTGGATGGTTCTGTGGAAGCCTTAACAGATTCTTTCCAAAAACTGTCAACTGAAGAAATTCAAGTAAACATCTTACATAAAGGTGTTGGTGCTATTACTGAAAGTGATGTGTTATTAGCTTCAGCTTCCGATGCAATTATAATTGGATTTAATGTACGTCCCGTTGGAAATGCAAGAATGACTGCTGATAAAGAAGAAATAGATATCAGAACTTACTCTATTATTTATGATGCTATTAACGATCTCAAAGATGCTATGGAAGGTATGTTGTCTCCAGAACTTAAGGAAGAGATTACTGGTACGGCAGAAATCAGAGAAATGTTTAAAGTATCCAAAGTTGGTACTATTGCAGGTTGTATGGTTACCAATGGTAAAATTCTTAGAAGTTCTAAAGTACGCTTAATTCGTGATGGTGTAGTTGTTTATACTGGTGAGTTAGCTTCGTTAAAACGATTTAAAGATGACGTTAAAGAGGTAACTAAAGGTTACGATTGTGGTATGCAGATTAAGAATTACAACGATATTAATGAAGGAGATATTATTGAGGCTTTCCACGAAGTTGAAGTTAAGAAGAAGCTTAAATAA